From Desulfobacterales bacterium, the proteins below share one genomic window:
- a CDS encoding 4-hydroxyphenylacetate 3-hydroxylase N-terminal domain-containing protein, whose protein sequence is MGLISAEQYRESLNDGRVVYYKGEKIKNVATHPDLKVCVDLMALDYELAEDPQYKDLAIVEDPVLKEPVSRYYYKPQNADDLLKAHELIVKATELGDGYIPLAHDIGADALNAISIAAHMSGNQDYIDRINNYRDKLKKEDTATCAAVTDVKGNRMLRPSDPGQKHPDYNVRVVEKNDDGIVVRGAKIHITGAAYCNEIFVIPCHAMTEADKDYALAFAIPVNAKGIRQVCRPFKSHHSSLEFPNTRPVRVHTDSLIIFDDVFVPWERVFLCGEWKLTGPMVYSFALLHRRTGCSYRIPLSEQLVGAAAAIAEYNGVTKAPHVREKLTDLVIYLETLKSLAKTACYDFEMRGDIAVPNTISTNMAKYHFAHNYHEVVKAIQDLAGGLLVTAPTYQDYTHPDLHDDIEKYLSANKDVSTENRLRMFDLIRRITTAELEVICLHGEGSPMAERMTIFMEGQKVLKDCRKIVEEMAQVK, encoded by the coding sequence ATGGGATTAATTTCAGCGGAGCAATACAGGGAAAGTTTAAATGATGGACGGGTGGTTTACTATAAAGGTGAGAAAATCAAAAACGTGGCCACCCATCCGGACCTGAAAGTCTGCGTCGACCTCATGGCGCTTGATTATGAATTGGCTGAAGATCCGCAATACAAAGATCTTGCCATAGTCGAGGACCCGGTTCTCAAGGAGCCGGTGAGCCGATATTACTACAAACCGCAGAATGCCGACGATCTATTGAAAGCGCATGAACTGATCGTCAAGGCGACCGAACTGGGGGACGGCTATATCCCCCTGGCTCATGATATCGGAGCTGATGCCTTGAATGCCATCAGCATTGCCGCCCACATGAGCGGCAACCAGGACTATATCGACCGGATCAACAACTATCGGGACAAGCTTAAAAAGGAAGACACCGCGACATGCGCGGCGGTGACCGATGTCAAGGGCAATCGCATGCTCAGGCCATCGGATCCCGGGCAGAAACATCCGGATTATAACGTGCGCGTCGTGGAGAAAAACGATGACGGCATCGTGGTGAGGGGCGCCAAAATCCACATTACCGGCGCCGCCTACTGCAACGAAATTTTTGTGATCCCCTGTCATGCCATGACAGAGGCGGACAAGGATTATGCCCTGGCTTTTGCCATCCCGGTCAACGCCAAAGGGATCCGCCAGGTCTGCCGCCCGTTCAAATCGCATCACAGCTCACTGGAGTTCCCGAATACGCGTCCGGTAAGGGTGCATACCGATTCCCTGATCATCTTTGATGATGTTTTCGTGCCCTGGGAAAGGGTCTTTCTGTGCGGGGAATGGAAACTGACCGGCCCGATGGTTTACAGCTTCGCCCTGCTTCACCGAAGAACCGGGTGCTCCTACCGGATACCCCTCTCGGAGCAGCTGGTGGGGGCCGCTGCCGCCATTGCCGAGTACAATGGCGTTACCAAGGCGCCCCATGTCAGAGAAAAGCTCACCGACCTGGTAATTTACCTGGAAACCTTAAAGTCTCTTGCCAAAACAGCCTGTTATGACTTTGAAATGCGGGGCGACATTGCCGTGCCCAATACCATTTCAACCAACATGGCCAAATACCATTTCGCACACAACTACCATGAAGTGGTCAAGGCGATCCAGGACCTGGCCGGCGGCCTGCTGGTTACCGCACCGACCTATCAGGATTACACGCATCCGGACCTGCACGACGATATCGAGAAATACCTGAGCGCCAACAAGGATGTCTCCACGGAAAACCGCCTGCGGATGTTCGACCTGATCCGCCGGATCACCACCGCGGAGCTGGAAGTGATCTGTCTGCATGGCGAGGGCTCCCCCATGGCTGAGCGAATGACCATTTTCATGGAGGGCCAGAAGGTGCTTAAGGACTGCCGGAAAATTGTCGAAGAAATGGCTCAGGTAAAATAA
- a CDS encoding FAD-dependent oxidoreductase, protein MANTKYDVIVIGSGVGGMGAAALLAKEHNQKVLVLEKAPFIGGRTLSFVGKGDKVTVDGQELDAQGLRSALEMNSTWVYTAPGTPTLEEIFEKGLFDGYTNDCGHGLFWGNKSRIRCLLDFLSVPVDMPVNTGFAYVDYMKRKAYQVEKKQKYPWMSDEGFKATMQQLRDMATTDLGALPKLMDYPLQKWLEDRNMHQEAYDWIKNLIGSQTANNVPSITPAGDFLGYQAIAGDIKMNLVDGSVATISQPGITAIPLAFEECLNAKGGEVWRNTPVVQTIIENEIVRGVVVRKGDGFETIKADKVICNVPPMAIHSVIHPRHFDQKWINSVHKRFWNPGLLSAMIGLKRDIWAEKGIDERSFTFMPACISEYEGFEGGAMDVVMWNMASCAKDSISRPSLSDTPGRAPEGKRDFCFSLPQLGHEMRNPANVKRLTEFCENFFKKFWPSWQEDVEFWMWTPCDRAYGDWRPVGKDRPPLKSPWVENLYFVGDQYGERMWGGGVDGAGLCAVMTVDEMMGTYHEEEIFPHYHRGLPRKRTW, encoded by the coding sequence ATGGCAAACACCAAGTACGATGTTATTGTTATCGGTTCCGGAGTTGGCGGTATGGGGGCAGCAGCGCTTTTGGCCAAGGAGCACAATCAGAAAGTTCTGGTTCTGGAAAAAGCACCCTTTATCGGCGGGCGCACGCTTTCTTTCGTCGGCAAGGGGGATAAAGTGACGGTGGACGGACAGGAGCTGGATGCCCAGGGCTTGCGATCCGCCCTGGAAATGAACAGCACCTGGGTTTATACCGCCCCGGGGACGCCAACCCTTGAAGAAATTTTTGAAAAAGGCCTCTTTGACGGCTACACCAATGACTGCGGGCACGGCTTATTCTGGGGGAACAAATCCCGAATCCGCTGCCTCCTGGATTTCCTGTCCGTCCCTGTCGATATGCCGGTCAATACAGGGTTCGCCTATGTGGATTACATGAAACGCAAAGCCTATCAGGTGGAAAAAAAACAAAAATATCCCTGGATGTCTGACGAAGGCTTTAAAGCCACCATGCAGCAGCTGCGGGACATGGCAACAACGGATCTGGGCGCGCTGCCGAAATTGATGGACTATCCCCTGCAAAAATGGCTTGAGGACCGCAACATGCACCAGGAAGCCTATGACTGGATCAAAAACCTGATCGGCTCCCAGACCGCCAACAACGTTCCCTCCATTACACCCGCCGGTGATTTTCTGGGATATCAGGCCATTGCCGGCGACATCAAAATGAATCTGGTGGACGGCTCCGTGGCCACCATCTCCCAGCCCGGCATCACCGCTATCCCGCTGGCTTTTGAAGAATGCCTGAATGCGAAAGGCGGGGAGGTCTGGCGCAATACGCCGGTGGTCCAGACAATTATTGAAAACGAAATTGTCCGGGGCGTGGTTGTGCGAAAAGGCGACGGGTTTGAGACCATCAAGGCGGACAAAGTGATCTGCAATGTACCGCCCATGGCCATACACAGCGTCATTCACCCGCGCCACTTTGATCAGAAATGGATCAACAGCGTGCACAAACGTTTCTGGAACCCGGGTCTGCTCTCGGCTATGATCGGCTTGAAGCGGGATATATGGGCGGAAAAGGGCATCGATGAGCGAAGCTTCACTTTCATGCCGGCCTGCATCAGCGAATACGAAGGATTTGAAGGCGGTGCAATGGATGTCGTCATGTGGAACATGGCCTCCTGCGCAAAAGACAGCATTTCCCGGCCAAGCCTGAGCGATACCCCGGGCCGGGCCCCGGAAGGCAAAAGAGACTTCTGCTTCTCCCTGCCGCAGTTGGGCCACGAAATGCGCAACCCCGCCAACGTGAAAAGACTGACCGAGTTCTGCGAAAACTTCTTTAAAAAATTCTGGCCTTCCTGGCAGGAGGATGTCGAGTTCTGGATGTGGACGCCTTGCGACCGGGCTTACGGAGACTGGCGCCCGGTTGGAAAAGATCGGCCGCCCTTGAAATCCCCGTGGGTGGAAAACCTCTACTTTGTCGGCGACCAGTATGGCGAACGCATGTGGGGCGGCGGTGTTGACGGTGCCGGCCTCTGCGCCGTCATGACGGTTGATGAAATGATGGGCACTTATCATGAAGAGGAAATTTTCCCCCATTATCACCGTGGCCTGCCCCGGAAAAGAACCTGGTAG
- a CDS encoding FG-GAP-like repeat-containing protein, producing the protein MTTGRYVHGNADEELLFTVAIRSDQPYLYVYRYDENANALVDYDDDWGLPIDMDLANTKEIGVSAGDVDGDGTDEIGVIGIVDINSKTFAAITLLDTDENGRYGFASYVKIPSHITLDGTYTSADIAMADFDGDGQAEVAAKTSYMDLIIYEITDDMPSPRTRPNYTLWFGKDYYNEASYTDDYKTHHDRADTRIEVSDVDFDGWAEVITLANRYQDSYWHVWLNVYDFDSEYNRSNYVSKK; encoded by the coding sequence ATGACAACCGGCCGCTATGTTCACGGGAACGCAGATGAAGAGCTTCTGTTTACAGTCGCCATTCGGAGCGATCAGCCCTATCTATACGTCTATCGCTATGATGAGAATGCCAATGCGCTTGTTGATTATGACGATGATTGGGGGCTGCCAATTGATATGGATCTCGCGAATACAAAAGAGATTGGGGTTTCAGCGGGAGACGTGGATGGCGATGGTACGGATGAAATCGGCGTTATTGGTATTGTTGATATAAACAGCAAGACCTTTGCCGCCATCACATTGTTGGATACGGATGAAAACGGCAGATACGGCTTTGCCAGTTATGTAAAAATTCCTTCACACATCACCCTGGATGGAACATACACCAGCGCGGATATTGCCATGGCGGATTTTGATGGTGACGGTCAGGCTGAAGTTGCTGCAAAAACAAGCTACATGGACCTGATCATTTATGAAATCACAGATGATATGCCATCTCCGCGAACCCGACCCAATTACACGCTGTGGTTTGGCAAAGATTATTATAATGAGGCCAGTTACACAGACGATTACAAGACGCATCACGACAGAGCCGATACGCGCATTGAGGTGAGTGATGTTGATTTTGACGGATGGGCGGAAGTTATTACTTTGGCGAACAGATACCAAGACAGCTATTGGCATGTCTGGCTCAATGTTTATGATTTTGACAGTGAGTATAATCGCAGCAATTACGTAAGCAAAAAATGA
- a CDS encoding type II toxin-antitoxin system YafQ family toxin, whose translation MLTPVYTRQFEKDIKRMKKRGKNLEKIKIIIQTLVAEKNPDSIHQDHKLIGNWRDRRECHIESDWLLIYKKEKEQIIFERTGTHSDLF comes from the coding sequence ATGCTAACGCCGGTCTATACCCGCCAGTTTGAAAAAGACATCAAACGAATGAAAAAGCGCGGTAAAAATCTTGAAAAAATCAAAATCATCATCCAAACGCTTGTCGCGGAAAAGAATCCCGATTCGATTCATCAGGATCACAAACTCATTGGAAACTGGCGAGACCGGCGCGAGTGCCATATCGAATCCGACTGGCTCCTGATTTATAAAAAAGAAAAAGAACAAATCATTTTTGAACGGACCGGCACACATTCGGATCTTTTTTAG
- a CDS encoding type II toxin-antitoxin system RelB/DinJ family antitoxin: MSKTETVRARIEPEIKEQAEKVFRRLGLTTTQAITMFYKQVELRNGLPFDVAIPNATTIATFENTDAGRDLVVCKDTDDMLKKLGM, translated from the coding sequence ATGAGCAAGACAGAAACCGTGCGCGCAAGAATAGAGCCGGAAATAAAGGAACAGGCGGAAAAGGTATTTCGCAGGCTAGGGCTGACCACAACCCAGGCGATCACCATGTTCTATAAACAGGTGGAGTTAAGAAACGGCCTGCCCTTCGACGTTGCCATCCCCAATGCAACCACGATTGCTACCTTTGAAAATACCGATGCCGGCCGTGACCTGGTCGTTTGCAAGGACACCGATGATATGTTGAAGAAACTGGGGATGTAA
- a CDS encoding radical SAM protein, translated as MLFSKPSIATPVLKTVPRFLANRSFVRQYVIRYLKRILNDAMYAEPPDDFPPEAWRDKMRILLGLAHSLERAEQNGWISNKVFGRVVESFIVNSIFSAEVMDTSLSTDERHPYLLLISPTNNCNLRCKGCYAGSDATKKDYLDFDTLDRILTEKRNLWGSHFTAISGGEPFIYKSQGKNLLDLVERHLDEFFLVYTNGTLIDDETAARLEERGNVTLAISVEGYEKETDERRGKGVFKKVMNTFELLRKYGVPFGISVTGTKHNWDLITRDEFVDFYFYEQGAFYGWLFQYMPIGRSTDLDLMVPPEERAEMWKRTWDLINRKKVFYADFWNSATASSGCISAGRPNGYFHIIWNGDITPCVFIPYAAGNIYDIYDKGGDINSVLDTPLFRKIREFQDNYAYERKHPDLDNWLCPCPTRDHHETFQKILEEAKPRPIDHEAEVAMNDEDYIKGLSDCGKRLYSITRPIWESRYLKTTDHQATKRQAG; from the coding sequence ATGTTATTTTCAAAACCCTCGATCGCGACTCCGGTGCTCAAAACTGTTCCCCGATTTCTTGCCAATCGATCCTTTGTTCGCCAGTATGTCATTCGATATTTAAAACGCATTTTAAACGACGCCATGTATGCTGAGCCGCCGGATGATTTTCCGCCGGAGGCATGGCGGGACAAGATGCGGATTCTTTTAGGGCTGGCCCATTCCCTGGAACGGGCCGAGCAAAACGGGTGGATTTCCAATAAGGTCTTTGGCCGGGTGGTTGAATCGTTTATCGTCAACTCGATTTTCTCGGCCGAAGTGATGGATACGAGCTTATCTACGGATGAGCGGCATCCGTATCTTCTGCTGATCAGCCCCACGAATAACTGCAACCTGCGCTGCAAAGGCTGTTATGCGGGCAGTGACGCCACCAAAAAGGATTATCTGGATTTTGATACCCTGGATCGCATACTGACTGAGAAGCGAAACCTCTGGGGGTCCCATTTCACGGCCATTTCCGGGGGTGAGCCGTTTATCTACAAGAGCCAGGGCAAAAATCTCCTGGATCTGGTGGAACGCCATCTGGATGAGTTTTTCCTGGTATATACCAACGGCACCCTCATTGATGATGAAACCGCCGCCCGGCTGGAGGAGCGCGGCAATGTCACCCTGGCTATTTCCGTTGAGGGCTATGAAAAAGAAACGGATGAGCGCCGGGGTAAGGGCGTCTTTAAAAAAGTCATGAATACCTTCGAGCTGCTCCGGAAGTACGGCGTTCCGTTCGGGATTTCCGTGACCGGGACAAAACACAACTGGGATCTGATCACCCGGGATGAATTCGTGGATTTTTATTTCTACGAGCAGGGGGCATTTTACGGCTGGCTGTTTCAGTATATGCCCATTGGCCGCTCAACCGATCTGGATCTCATGGTACCGCCGGAAGAGCGGGCGGAAATGTGGAAGCGAACCTGGGACTTGATAAACCGCAAAAAAGTCTTTTACGCGGATTTCTGGAACAGCGCCACCGCTTCCAGCGGCTGCATCAGTGCGGGCCGGCCGAACGGCTATTTCCATATCATCTGGAACGGCGACATTACGCCCTGTGTTTTCATCCCCTATGCGGCGGGCAATATCTATGACATCTATGATAAGGGCGGCGATATTAACAGTGTTTTAGATACGCCCTTATTCAGAAAGATCCGGGAGTTCCAGGACAACTATGCATATGAGCGCAAGCATCCCGATCTGGATAACTGGTTGTGCCCCTGTCCAACGCGGGATCACCATGAAACGTTTCAAAAAATTCTGGAAGAAGCCAAGCCCCGGCCCATTGATCACGAGGCAGAGGTGGCGATGAATGACGAGGATTATATCAAAGGCCTGTCTGATTGCGGAAAGCGGCTTTACAGTATTACCCGGCCGATCTGGGAGTCCCGGTATCTGAAAACCACAGATCACCAGGCAACCAAGCGGCAGGCCGGATAG
- the pdxA gene encoding 4-hydroxythreonine-4-phosphate dehydrogenase PdxA → MAAPIIGITMGDPVGIGPELICQALTDSEIYGCCRPLVIGDTGVLSAAKDILKSGSDIVAVESPNAGIYEPGRINVLNFSALRADDITWGRPTPATGQAMIDYITTGIDQALSGKISALATGPINKTAMKMAKSRFHGHTELLAHRTGTAKYAMMMAGTRLRVVLVTIHIPLRRVPRDLSLERVFETIRITDTSLKDRFGIENPRIAVAGLNPHAGEGDMFGDEESGCITPAISRAVDLGIRAEGPFPPDTLFYHAVDGPYDAVVCMYHDQGLIPFKMIHFSDGVNTTLGLPIIRTSVDHGTAYDIAGKGTADPGSMKAAIRMAAEQAIHGQAAKRASG, encoded by the coding sequence ATGGCTGCCCCGATTATCGGTATTACCATGGGCGATCCGGTGGGTATCGGTCCGGAGCTTATCTGCCAGGCGCTCACGGATTCAGAAATATATGGGTGCTGCCGGCCGTTGGTTATCGGGGATACGGGGGTTCTAAGCGCGGCGAAAGATATTCTGAAATCAGGCTCAGACATTGTGGCTGTTGAGTCTCCGAATGCCGGTATTTATGAGCCGGGGCGCATCAATGTATTAAATTTTTCCGCTCTGCGCGCGGATGACATAACATGGGGCCGGCCCACCCCGGCCACCGGCCAGGCCATGATCGACTACATTACCACCGGCATTGACCAGGCCTTATCCGGCAAAATTTCAGCTCTGGCCACCGGCCCGATAAATAAAACCGCCATGAAAATGGCCAAAAGCCGGTTTCACGGCCATACCGAACTGCTGGCCCACCGCACCGGCACTGCCAAGTACGCCATGATGATGGCCGGCACCCGCCTGCGGGTCGTTCTGGTGACCATCCATATTCCGCTTCGGCGGGTTCCCCGGGATTTGAGCCTCGAAAGGGTGTTTGAGACCATCCGAATCACCGATACTTCCCTGAAAGACAGGTTCGGCATTGAAAATCCACGGATTGCGGTCGCCGGCTTGAATCCGCATGCCGGGGAGGGCGATATGTTCGGCGATGAGGAGTCCGGCTGCATCACCCCGGCCATATCCCGCGCAGTTGACCTGGGGATACGCGCAGAAGGGCCGTTTCCGCCGGATACTTTGTTTTATCATGCGGTTGACGGCCCCTATGATGCGGTGGTGTGCATGTATCATGATCAGGGACTCATTCCGTTTAAAATGATTCATTTTTCAGACGGTGTAAACACGACCCTGGGGCTTCCCATTATTCGGACCTCGGTGGACCATGGGACCGCCTATGATATTGCCGGCAAAGGCACGGCCGATCCCGGCAGTATGAAAGCCGCCATCCGAATGGCGGCCGAGCAGGCCATCCACGGTCAGGCCGCCAAACGCGCTTCAGGGTAA
- the uvrA gene encoding excinuclease ABC subunit UvrA: MGSDRIVIKGARQHNLKNIDLELPRNRFVVITGLSGSGKSTLAFDTLYAEGQRRYVESLSTYARQFLERMEKPDVDLIDGLSPAIAIEQKTASHNPRSTVGTVTEIYDYLRLLFARAGIPHCYQCGRPITFQTLDQIIDQVMQLPEDSRIMILAPLVAEQKGSHERLFARLKKDGFARVKVNGEIKEIDSVSKLAKTKKHTIDVVVDRLVVKEKMKNRLADSVELAVSLSEGIVAVDVVDRAGRIIDSQRYSEKAACIHCGISYPELTPASFSFNSPQGACPKCGGLGATTELDPNLVVPDPELSLREGAVRPWANRSSVQFAEFLDALTAFYNVDIYTPYKALPEDFKNVLLYGSGDTEIPFYMFRKNRRINFTRPFEGVIPNLERRYLETDSSQAREDIKQYMNFRPCPECRGARLNPISRSVKVKDLSISEIAAFSVDKAYTFFNQLNLSGKRGVIAERILREINDRLSFLMNVGLSYLTLDRNATTLSGGESQRIRLATQIGAKLSGVMYVLDEPSIGLHQRDNHRLLATLKQMRDLGNTVLVVEHDEETIRAADYVVDMGPGAGRKGGEVVFSGLPDALPDSERSLTGQYLAGKKQIQVPSSRRPADGPQLFLRGAAENNLKHIDVAFPLGCFVCITGVSGSGKSTLIIETLYRILAQRFYHAGVPAGNHTAIEGLEHIDKVINIDQSPIGRTPRSNPGTYTGLFTFIRELFARTPDARMRGYKPGRFSFNVKGGRCEACAGDGIIKIEMHFLPDVYVTCDVCQGRRYNRETLEIRYKGENIAEVLEMTVNQALEFFGNIGNIRDKLQTLVDVGLGYIHLGQPATTLSGGEAQRVKLARELAKRETGKTLYILDEPTTGLHMDDIKQLLAVLNRLVASGNTVMVIEHNLDVIKYADYIIDLGPEGGEAGGEVIACGTPEAVAEVDASYTGRFLKKVL; encoded by the coding sequence ATGGGCTCGGACCGCATCGTTATAAAGGGCGCCCGCCAGCACAATCTTAAAAATATTGATCTGGAACTGCCGCGCAACCGCTTTGTGGTAATCACCGGACTCTCGGGCTCCGGCAAATCGACCCTGGCGTTTGACACCCTGTATGCCGAAGGCCAGCGCCGGTATGTCGAGTCCTTATCCACCTATGCCCGCCAGTTTCTGGAACGTATGGAAAAGCCGGATGTGGACCTGATTGACGGCTTGTCCCCGGCGATTGCCATAGAACAGAAAACCGCCAGCCATAACCCCCGCTCCACGGTGGGGACAGTCACTGAAATTTACGATTATCTGAGGCTTTTGTTTGCCCGGGCAGGCATCCCCCACTGCTATCAGTGCGGCCGGCCCATTACCTTTCAGACGCTGGATCAGATCATTGACCAGGTAATGCAGCTGCCCGAAGACAGCCGGATCATGATTCTGGCGCCTTTGGTGGCTGAACAGAAAGGCAGCCATGAACGGCTTTTTGCCAGGCTCAAAAAGGACGGCTTTGCCCGGGTTAAGGTGAATGGGGAGATCAAAGAAATCGATTCGGTGTCAAAGCTTGCCAAAACCAAAAAGCATACCATTGACGTGGTGGTGGATCGGCTGGTGGTAAAGGAGAAGATGAAAAACCGGCTGGCGGATTCCGTGGAACTGGCGGTTTCACTTTCAGAGGGAATTGTGGCGGTTGATGTGGTGGACAGGGCCGGCCGTATCATCGATTCCCAGCGCTACAGCGAAAAAGCCGCCTGTATTCACTGCGGCATCAGCTATCCTGAGCTGACACCCGCCAGTTTCTCATTTAACTCCCCCCAGGGCGCATGCCCAAAATGCGGGGGGCTGGGGGCGACCACGGAACTTGATCCCAATCTTGTGGTCCCGGACCCGGAACTCTCCCTGCGGGAGGGAGCGGTTCGGCCCTGGGCCAACCGGAGTTCGGTGCAGTTCGCGGAGTTTCTGGATGCCCTGACCGCATTTTACAATGTGGATATCTATACCCCCTACAAGGCCTTGCCGGAGGATTTCAAAAATGTCCTGCTCTATGGGTCTGGGGATACGGAAATTCCGTTTTATATGTTTCGCAAAAACCGGCGGATTAATTTTACCCGGCCCTTTGAAGGGGTGATCCCCAACCTTGAGCGCCGGTATCTGGAAACCGACTCCAGTCAGGCCAGAGAGGACATCAAGCAGTACATGAACTTCCGGCCCTGCCCCGAATGCCGCGGGGCCCGGCTGAACCCGATCAGCCGGTCTGTAAAAGTGAAGGATCTTTCGATTTCAGAAATCGCCGCGTTTTCGGTGGATAAAGCCTATACGTTTTTTAATCAACTGAATTTAAGCGGCAAGCGCGGCGTGATTGCCGAGCGGATCTTAAGGGAAATCAATGATCGCCTGAGTTTTCTCATGAATGTCGGGCTTTCCTATCTGACCCTGGATCGCAATGCCACCACGCTCTCCGGCGGCGAGTCCCAGCGGATTCGGCTGGCCACCCAGATCGGGGCCAAGCTGTCCGGGGTCATGTACGTGCTGGATGAACCGAGTATCGGCCTGCATCAGCGGGATAACCACCGGCTGCTGGCCACCCTCAAACAGATGCGGGATCTGGGCAATACGGTGCTTGTGGTGGAGCATGACGAGGAAACCATTCGGGCTGCGGATTATGTCGTGGATATGGGGCCCGGCGCCGGCCGGAAAGGCGGGGAGGTGGTTTTTTCCGGTCTGCCGGATGCGCTGCCGGACTCCGAACGGTCGCTCACCGGCCAATATCTGGCGGGCAAAAAGCAGATTCAGGTGCCGTCGTCCAGGCGGCCGGCGGATGGGCCGCAGCTTTTTCTGCGCGGTGCGGCTGAAAATAACCTGAAGCATATTGATGTGGCTTTTCCCCTGGGATGTTTTGTCTGTATTACCGGGGTCTCTGGCTCCGGCAAATCAACCCTCATAATTGAGACCCTTTACCGGATACTGGCTCAGCGGTTCTATCACGCCGGGGTACCGGCGGGAAATCATACGGCGATTGAGGGCCTGGAGCATATTGATAAGGTGATCAACATTGATCAGTCCCCCATCGGCCGCACCCCGCGGTCCAATCCCGGGACCTATACCGGCCTTTTTACCTTTATCCGGGAGCTGTTTGCAAGAACCCCGGATGCCCGTATGCGGGGCTACAAGCCGGGGCGATTCAGCTTTAATGTCAAGGGCGGCCGCTGCGAGGCCTGTGCCGGCGACGGCATCATCAAGATTGAGATGCATTTTCTCCCGGATGTGTATGTGACCTGTGACGTCTGCCAGGGCCGGCGCTACAACCGGGAGACGCTGGAAATCCGGTACAAGGGCGAAAATATCGCGGAAGTCCTTGAGATGACGGTCAACCAGGCGCTGGAATTTTTCGGCAACATCGGAAACATCCGGGATAAACTGCAGACGCTGGTGGACGTGGGGCTGGGCTATATCCATCTCGGCCAGCCGGCCACCACGCTCTCCGGCGGCGAGGCCCAGCGGGTCAAACTGGCCCGGGAGCTTGCCAAACGGGAGACCGGAAAAACATTATATATCCTGGATGAGCCGACCACGGGCCTTCATATGGATGATATCAAACAGCTCCTTGCCGTATTAAACCGGCTGGTGGCCTCCGGCAATACGGTGATGGTTATTGAGCACAACCTGGATGTCATAAAATATGCGGACTATATTATCGATCTGGGGCCTGAAGGCGGCGAGGCGGGCGGCGAGGTCATTGCCTGCGGCACGCCGGAGGCGGTTGCTGAAGTGGATGCCTCCTATACCGGCCGCTTTTTGAAGAAGGTTCTGTAA
- the atpE gene encoding ATP synthase F0 subunit C, with protein MEAQALQYFIAAVTAAGFGIAIAAFGCGIAQGIGLRSAVEGIARNPESSGKVTVTMLIGLAMIESLCIYALVISLILIYAAPMTGTVTKLLGY; from the coding sequence ATGGAAGCTCAAGCACTACAGTATTTCATCGCAGCAGTTACCGCCGCAGGGTTCGGCATCGCCATCGCCGCTTTTGGCTGCGGCATTGCCCAGGGTATCGGCCTTCGCTCCGCAGTTGAAGGGATTGCCCGCAACCCCGAATCTTCCGGTAAGGTAACCGTTACCATGCTGATCGGTCTGGCCATGATCGAGTCCCTGTGTATTTATGCACTGGTTATCTCACTGATTTTGATCTATGCCGCACCGATGACAGGCACAGTGACCAAACTGCTGGGCTACTAA
- the atpB gene encoding F0F1 ATP synthase subunit A codes for MEHPFLLFVKLFELFGLGHFAHENPHVIYSWVTMALLIILGLIGTKSLSLIPNKMQNVLELAVSGLEEFMVDITGDEGRWFFPLIGTIFLYIFISNIMGLIPGFFPATANLNTTLSCALVVFIFTHVIGVKYHGIKYIKHFTGPIWWMIPIIMPIEIIGHFARVLSLSFRLFGNLMGHELVLTILFFLAGAFFAPLPIMVLGILVALIQAFIFYMLSTMYFTEAMEHAH; via the coding sequence GTGGAACATCCGTTTTTACTATTCGTCAAATTATTTGAACTGTTCGGGCTTGGACACTTTGCCCACGAAAATCCCCATGTCATCTATTCCTGGGTGACGATGGCGCTTTTGATCATCCTTGGCCTTATCGGAACAAAAAGCCTCAGCCTGATTCCCAATAAAATGCAGAATGTTCTGGAGCTTGCGGTATCCGGACTTGAAGAGTTCATGGTGGATATCACCGGGGATGAGGGCCGCTGGTTTTTCCCTTTAATTGGTACGATTTTTCTCTATATTTTTATATCCAACATCATGGGCCTGATTCCGGGCTTTTTCCCGGCCACCGCCAACTTAAACACCACCCTGTCCTGCGCGCTGGTGGTTTTTATCTTCACCCATGTAATCGGGGTTAAATATCACGGTATCAAATATATCAAGCATTTCACCGGCCCCATCTGGTGGATGATCCCGATTATCATGCCCATTGAAATCATCGGCCACTTCGCCCGGGTGCTCTCCCTTTCTTTCCGGCTTTTCGGCAACTTGATGGGCCATGAACTCGTGCTGACCATCCTCTTCTTTCTGGCCGGCGCATTCTTCGCCCCGCTGCCGATTATGGTCCTGGGCATCCTTGTCGCGCTGATTCAGGCATTTATCTTCTATATGCTGAGCACCATGTATTTTACAGAGGCCATGGAACACGCACATTAA